The window CGAGTTCGTCGATGGCGTCGTCGGCGCGCTCCCGAAAGTCGCGTCGGCCGTCGTCTTCCTCGCGCTCGCCGTCGTGTTCGTGCGACTCGTCGGGTACGTCGTGAAGGCGTTCCTCCGTCGCGTGTTCGACGACCAGCCGCTGTACGTCACGTTCTGTTGGACCGTCATCGCGGTGTTTCTCTGGTTCGGCGTCATTCTGGGCTTCCTCGCCATCATCGGCCTGAACGACATCGCGGCCGCGCTCGGCACCGCCTCGGGATTCTTCGCGCTCGGCGTGTCGTACGCGCTCTCCGGGATGATAGCGGACGCAGTGGCGGGCATCTACCTCCTGCGCGACCCCGACTTCAACCCCGGCGACACCGTCACCGCCGGCGACACCACCGGCACCGTAGAGGAGATCGAACTCCGGAAGACCCGGATCAGCGTGGACGGCGACACCGTCGTGCGCGCGAACGCCGAAATCGAGAAGAAGTGGACGAAACGCGCGAGCGAGAACGACGCCGAGTAGATTACTGGGGGCGGCATCCTTATTCCGCTGGGAGAAGAAGGGAGCAGTATGAGCACGACTGCCGAGTCCGGCGGCGACGGCGCGCCGGTCACGGTCACCGAGGACGCGGCCTCTCAGGCCATCGATCTCCTGGAGAGCGAAGGCCTCGACACGGACATCGCGGGTCTCCGCCTGTTCGTCCAGCAGGGTGGCTGCGCGGGCCTCTCCTACGGGATGCGGTTCGACGACGAGCCCGAGGGCGACGACACCATCACCGAACACCACGGCCTCCGCGTGTTCGTCGACCCGAGCAGCCTGAAATACATCGAGGGAAGCGAACTCGACTACGAGAGCGGCCTGCAGGCCGCCGGCTTCCACGTCGAGAATCCGAACGTGGAAGCCGAATGCGGCTGCGGCGAGTCCTTCCGGACTTAGTCGAGGGCGAACGCGACCTCGACTTCCGCCTGGTACTCCCTGTTCTCGACGCTCGCGACCTCGACGCCTTGTTCGACGACTTCGACCCAGGAGACGTTGTTCAGTGTTTCCTCGGCTCGGTCGATTGCGTCGTCCACTGCGGCTTCGAAGCTGTCCTCGCTCCGCCCGATGAGGGTGATCTTCTTGTACACCATGCGTGCGTATTGATGACAGCGACCGTTAAAACTACTCGCCACTGACGAAGCGTTCGCGGATCGCCGACGCCACGTCCGCGAGGTACGCCGTCCCCCAGGTGGCCACGATGACGCCGCCGAGCGTGTTGTACACGAGGTCTTTGAT is drawn from Salarchaeum sp. JOR-1 and contains these coding sequences:
- a CDS encoding dodecin, whose product is MVYKKITLIGRSEDSFEAAVDDAIDRAEETLNNVSWVEVVEQGVEVASVENREYQAEVEVAFALD
- a CDS encoding iron-sulfur cluster assembly accessory protein — encoded protein: MSTTAESGGDGAPVTVTEDAASQAIDLLESEGLDTDIAGLRLFVQQGGCAGLSYGMRFDDEPEGDDTITEHHGLRVFVDPSSLKYIEGSELDYESGLQAAGFHVENPNVEAECGCGESFRT
- a CDS encoding mechanosensitive ion channel domain-containing protein, giving the protein MGIIEQTVSEFVDGVVGALPKVASAVVFLALAVVFVRLVGYVVKAFLRRVFDDQPLYVTFCWTVIAVFLWFGVILGFLAIIGLNDIAAALGTASGFFALGVSYALSGMIADAVAGIYLLRDPDFNPGDTVTAGDTTGTVEEIELRKTRISVDGDTVVRANAEIEKKWTKRASENDAE